A genomic region of Raphanus sativus cultivar WK10039 chromosome 6, ASM80110v3, whole genome shotgun sequence contains the following coding sequences:
- the LOC108806729 gene encoding ultraviolet-B receptor UVR8 — translation MLAERNWLVSLEDLPSHLILEVLTSGRLNAADLLSLELTSKVFGGSSGSLYPLKFKSLADYAASQLCSVHPVYAGMGLTTQKELFANCEGNWKRLLRFLQSVEQSSDTVQTSSGNMQVTTGRYHTLLINNSEVYSCGSSLSGVLAHGPETTKCVAFTPIEFPFSAKVAQVSATQNHSAFILQSGEVLTCGDNSSHCCGHLDISRPIFRPKLVEALKGTPCKQVAAGLHFTVFLSREGRVFTCGSNTHGQLGHGDTLDSPVPKEVEFFDQSVGPVVQIATGPSYVLAVTQDGSVYSFGSGSSFCLGHGEQQDEHQPRVIQGFKRKGVHILRVSAGDEHAVALDSNGRVYTWGKGYCGALGHGDENDKITPQVLVSLNNCLAVQVCARKRKTFVLVEGGVLYGFGWMGFGSLGFPDRGVSDKVLRPRVLESLKQHRVSQVSTGLYHTIVVTEGGRIFGFGDNEKAQLGHDSLRTCLEPTEIFLHCGRSRYRLC, via the exons ATGTTGGCCGAGAGGAACTGGTTGGTTTCGTTAGAGGATCTCCCTTCTCATTTGATCTTGGAGGTGTTAACCTCTGGCCGGCTTAACGCGGCTGATCTACTCAGCCTAGAACTGACCTCTAAGGTCTTTGGAGGAAGCTCTGGATCGTTGTACCCTCTGAAATTCAAATCGCTAGCTGATTACGCGGCGTCTCAGCTATGCTCTGTGCACCCTGTCTACGCAGGAATGGGTTTAACTACACAGAAAGAGCTCTTTGCTAACTGCGAGGGGAACTGGAAGCGCCTCTTGAGGTTCTTGCAGTCCGTTGAGCAGTCCTCAGACACGGTTCAAACCTCTTCAGGCAAT ATGCAAGTTACAACGGGAAGGTATCACACGTTGCTGATCAACAACTCAGAGGTTTACTCTTGCGGTTCGAGTTTGTCTGGTGTTCTCGCTCATGGTCCAGAAACTACTAAGTGCGTAGCGTTTACGCCTATAGAGTTCCCCTTCTCTGCTAAAGTTGCTCAGGTCTCAGCCACGCAGAACCATTCTGCTTTTATATTGCAATCTGGAGAGGTTCTGACATGTGGGGATAACTCATCGCATTGCTGTGGTCACTTAGATATTAGCCGTCCAATTTTTAGACCTAAGCTTGTTGAGGCTTTGAAGGGAACTCCTTGTAAGCAGGTGGCTGCTGGGCTGCACTTCACTGTGTTTCTATCGAGGGAAGGGCGTGTGTTCACATGTGGATCGAACACGCATGGACAGCTCGGTCATGGAGATACATTGGACAGTCCAGTACCCAAAGAAGTTGAGTTTTTTGATCAAAGCGTTGGCCCTGTGGTGCAGATTGCGACTGGACCGAGCTATGTTCTAGCTGTGACGCAGGATGGCTCGGTTTACTCGTTTGGATCTGGTTCTAGCTTCTGTCTTGGTCATGGGGAGCAGCAGGACGAGCACCAGCCAAGAGTGATCCAGGGTTTTAAGAGAAAAGGTGTTCATATACTCCGTGTCTCTGCCGGGGATGAACACGCCGTGGCACTTGATTCCAATGGCCGT GTATACACATGGGGTAAAGGTTACTGCGGTGCTCTAGGCCATGGAGATGAAAACGACAAGATCACTCCTCAGGTTTTGGTCAGTCTCAACAACTGCCTTGCTGTCCAG GTGTGTGCAAGAAAGAGGAAGACGTTTGTGTTAGTGGAAGGTGGAGTGTTGTATGGGTTTGGTTGGATGGGATTTGGAAGCCTAGGGTTCCCTGACAGGGGAGTTTCAGACAAAGTTCTCAGACCGAGAGTGTTGGAGAGTCTGAAACAACACCGTGTCTCTCAAGTTAGCACCGGTTTGTACCATACCATTGTGGTTACTGAAGGTGGTCGCATATTCGGTTTTGGGGATAACGAAAAAGCTCAGCTTGGTCACGACTCGCTACGTACCTGCTTAGAACCTACTGAGATATTTCTCCATTGTGGCCGTTCTCGTTACAGACTTTGTTGA
- the LOC108811693 gene encoding uncharacterized protein LOC108811693 gives MGKGHQGKCFGFVLLLCFFSSTTFARRILKDLDHVVKPGKVSLIEQDHGLFNVEPEHKVKPGHKIMPDYREKLNDGDKEKIDDIEKPDHKVKPGYKEKLNDGDKEKIDDIENPDHKVKPGYKEKLNDGDKEKIDGIEKPDHKVKPGYKEKLNDSDKEKIDDIKKPDHTVKPMGYGYGIGYGSGGSGFGEGIGSSGGSGFGEGIGSSGGSGFGEGIGSSGGSGFGEGIGSSGGSGFGEGIGSSGGSGVGIGEGRGSGYGQPNCGPIAGAPGSGFGEGIGRGSGSGEGIGIGIGGSGSTGGVVVPPINVPGTTIPPITVPGTHIPGFVIPGVTVPGYGTGGCQTGGCTPSVPYYHPPIYQPPECPHCPPYVAGQDKHMVDKETMTEALAPMSSEMHA, from the coding sequence ATGGGAAAGGGACACCAAGGCAAATGCTTTGGATTCGTCCTCTTACTATGCTTCTTCAGTTCAACAACTTTCGCACGAAGGATTCTTAAGGATCTTGACCATGTAGTGAAGCCTGGAAAGGTTAGTTTGATCGAGCAAGATCATGGCTTGTTCAATGTAGAACCTGAGCACAAAGTCAAGCCTGGCCATAAAATAATGCCTGATTACAGAGAGAAGCTTAATGATGGTGACAAAGAGAAGATTGATGATATAGAGAAGCCTGATCATAAAGTAAAGCCTGGTTACAAAGAGAAGCTTAATGATGGTGACAAAGAGAAGATTGATGATATAGAGAACCCTGATCATAAAGTAAAGCCTGGTTACAAAGAGAAGCTTAATGACGGTGACAAAGAGAAGATTGATGGCATAGAGAAGCCTGATCATAAAGTAAAGCCTGGTTACAAAGAGAAGCTTAATGATAGTGACAAAGAGAAGATTGATGACATAAAGAAGCCTGACCACACAGTTAAGCCTATGGGATATGGCTATGGCATTGGTTATGGCAGTGGAGGCAGTGGCTTCGGAGAAGGAATAGGCTCTAGTGGAGGAAGTGGCTTCGGAGAAGGGATAGGCTCTAGTGGAGGTAGTGGCTTTGGAGAAGGGATAGGCTCTAGTGGAGGTAGTGGCTTTGGAGAAGGAATAGGCTCTAGTGGAGGAAGTGGCTTTGGGGAAGGAATTGGCTCTAGTGGTGGTTCAGGTGTTGGCATTGGAGAAGGAAGAGGATCAGGGTATGGCCAACCTAACTGCGGTCCAATCGCAGGAGCCCCAGGTAGCGGATTTGGTGAAGGCATTGGACGAGGTAGTGGTTCAGGTGAAGGGATTGGTATCGGTATAGGAGGAAGTGGCTCTACTGGTGGTGTAGTTGTCCCTCCCATAAATGTACCAGGCACAACAATCCCTCCCATAACAGTACCAGGCACCCATATTCCCGGTTTTGTGATTCCAGGAGTGACTGTTCCTGGTTATGGTACTGGTGGATGCCAGACCGGTGGGTGCACCCCAAGCGTGCCATACTATCATCCACCTATATACCAACCACCAGAGTGTCCACATTGTCCTCCTTACGTTGCAGGACAAGACAAACACATGGTAGATAAAGAAACCATGACGGAAGCTCTTGCACCCATGTCAAGCGAGATGCACGCCTAA